The genomic DNA CGCCGAGATCGCCAACACCAACGACGGCGACATCTTCATCTCGCTGCACTGCAACAGCTGGTTCAACGACGGCGCCCACGGACTGGAGACGTACTTCCTCTCGCCGGCCCAGAGCGACTGGGCCAAGAGTGTCGAGGCGGCCGAGAACGCGACCCCCGGTGCGGGCGCGCCGGCGGGCGACGTCGACTTCATCGTGTGGGAGCTCGTGCAGAACCGCTTCATCAGCAGCAGCAGCCAGCTGGCCGAGATCATCCAGGCCGACATGACCGCGGCGCTGGGCCTGCCCAACCGCGGCGTGCGCCAGGCCGGTTTCCGCGTGCTGGTGGGAGCCTACATGCCGGCGGTGCTGATCGAGCTGGGTTTCCTGAGCCACAAGTCGGAAGAGGAGAAGCTGGGTGACCGCACCTACCAGCGCCAGCTCGCGGCGGCCCTGGGCGAGGCGATCCTGACCTACCGCAAACAGCTCTCCGCGCCGCCCGGCGACGCGTCCGGCGACGCAACTGGCGGCGAGGCCTACGAGGACAACGAGCCGGTGGGAGGTGAGCGTCGTGACTGACCCGAAGCACCCGGACGAGCACCGGAGCCCGGCCGACGAGACGCCGCCCGAAGGCGTGCTCGCGCCGACCCAACGCACCCTCGACGCGCGGCCCGGCGCCCGCCGGCGCGCTTCGGTGCGCCGTGAGGTGCCCCGGCCCCGGCGCAGGCGGCGCGGTCCCTGGGTGGCGTTGCTGCTGGTCGCGGCCCTGGTGGCGGCCGGCTCGTGGTGGTTCACCCGGGGCGGCGACGACGACCTGCCCATCGACTTCACCGGCGGCCAGACGGGTCCGGCCGAGCAGGGCACCGTGGGCGGCGACCGGGCGGTGGTGCTCGTGTTCCCCGAGTGGGACGCGGGCGGCTACGTCACCGAGCAGCGCCAGATCCCGAGCCGCGACCGGCCCGGCGAGGACCTCTTCGGGCTGATGGAAGTGCTGTGCGCGGGGCCGCGCATCAGCGGTGCGGTGAGCGCCATGCCCCGGGGCACGCGCGCCCTGGCGGCGTTCTACAATCCGGACGACCAGTCGGTGGTGCTCGACTTCTCGCGCGAGCTCGTCACGGGGCATCCCGGGGGCAGCGCGGCCGAGGCGGCGACCCTGACCT from bacterium includes the following:
- a CDS encoding GerMN domain-containing protein, whose translation is MTDPKHPDEHRSPADETPPEGVLAPTQRTLDARPGARRRASVRREVPRPRRRRRGPWVALLLVAALVAAGSWWFTRGGDDDLPIDFTGGQTGPAEQGTVGGDRAVVLVFPEWDAGGYVTEQRQIPSRDRPGEDLFGLMEVLCAGPRISGAVSAMPRGTRALAAFYNPDDQSVVLDFSRELVTGHPGGSAAEAATLTSILRTVALNFPSTRRCVILVEGAQVETLAGHLDMVRGFDPRRWL